A portion of the Actinomycetota bacterium genome contains these proteins:
- a CDS encoding ABC transporter permease subunit → RKSVLAGSLTLACLTLPVIITATEEALRQIPSDLRLASLALGATRLRTIGRVVLPAAAPGIVTGSILGLARAAGETAPIMLTAVVFFGPVPGSLMDPVMALPYHLFIMATQAVKPAPDVVWGTAFVLVFGVTSLNVLAAAWRARQRRKVSW, encoded by the coding sequence TGCGCAAGTCGGTCCTCGCGGGGTCGCTCACGCTCGCGTGCCTGACGCTGCCGGTGATCATCACCGCCACCGAGGAGGCGCTGCGGCAGATCCCGTCCGACCTGCGCCTCGCCTCGCTCGCGCTGGGGGCGACGCGGCTACGCACCATCGGCCGCGTCGTGCTGCCGGCCGCCGCACCCGGCATCGTGACCGGCTCGATCCTTGGCCTGGCGCGCGCGGCCGGTGAGACCGCGCCGATCATGCTCACCGCGGTGGTCTTCTTCGGGCCCGTGCCGGGGTCGCTCATGGACCCGGTCATGGCCCTGCCGTACCACCTGTTCATCATGGCGACGCAGGCGGTCAAGCCCGCGCCCGACGTGGTGTGGGGGACGGCGTTCGTGCTCGTGTTCGGGGTGACGTCGCTCAACGTGCTCGCGGCCGCATGGCGCGCGAGGCAGCGCAGGAAGGTGTCGTGGTGA
- the pstB gene encoding phosphate ABC transporter ATP-binding protein — MAREAAQEGVVVTMNGVAVAEMPMVLRAEDAVTVPVVEALPVTGSFRLADVSVAYGRETAVAGVTMAIEPRAVTALIGPSGCGKSTLLRCLNRMNEELGDVRVGGMVLLDGEDVYARDYDPVDLRMRVGQVFQRPNPFPMSIYDNVAYGPRTKGIRSRSALDAIVEESLRRAALWTEVKDVLRKHAFELSGGQQQRLCIARALATGPEVLLMDEPASALDPISTQQIEDTIAELKETVTIVIVTHNMGQAARVSDRTAFMLRERMDRPAGLVEAGETSAIFTNPVDPRTEAYITGRFG, encoded by the coding sequence ATGGCGCGCGAGGCAGCGCAGGAAGGTGTCGTGGTGACGATGAACGGAGTGGCTGTGGCGGAGATGCCGATGGTGCTGAGGGCCGAAGATGCTGTGACCGTGCCGGTTGTCGAGGCGCTCCCGGTCACCGGTTCGTTCCGGCTGGCCGACGTGTCGGTGGCGTACGGCCGCGAGACGGCGGTCGCTGGCGTGACGATGGCCATCGAGCCACGTGCCGTCACTGCGCTCATCGGCCCCTCGGGTTGCGGCAAGTCGACGCTGCTGCGCTGCCTGAACCGCATGAACGAGGAGCTCGGCGACGTGCGCGTCGGCGGGATGGTCCTGCTCGACGGCGAGGACGTCTACGCACGCGACTACGACCCGGTCGACCTGCGCATGCGCGTCGGGCAGGTGTTCCAGCGCCCCAACCCGTTCCCGATGTCGATCTACGACAACGTCGCGTACGGCCCCCGCACGAAGGGCATCCGGTCGCGTTCGGCGCTCGACGCGATCGTTGAGGAGTCGCTGCGTCGCGCGGCGCTGTGGACCGAGGTCAAGGATGTGCTCCGCAAGCACGCGTTCGAACTCTCCGGTGGGCAGCAGCAGCGTCTCTGCATCGCCCGCGCACTGGCCACTGGCCCCGAGGTACTGCTCATGGACGAGCCCGCCTCGGCGCTCGACCCGATCTCGACGCAGCAGATCGAGGACACCATCGCCGAACTCAAGGAGACGGTCACCATCGTGATCGTGACGCACAACATGGGCCAGGCTGCGCGCGTGTCCGACCGCACCGCGTTCATGCTGCGCGAGCGCATGGACCGGCCCGCAGGCCTCGTCGAGGCCGGGGAGACGAGCGCGATCTTCACGAATCCCGTCGACCCCCGCACCGAGGCGTACATCACCGGCCGGTTCGGGTAG